A single region of the Bacillota bacterium genome encodes:
- the cmr4 gene encoding type III-B CRISPR module RAMP protein Cmr4 has product MKSYQYRRYHALCLDPVHIGAGGYRLGRVDNTIVREPATDLPKIPGTSLAGTIRAYTTIALREDAAAEPGNMTEEKEKKVSERIIRYFGDTDIQGMVRFHDAEIVLFPVASIKGTVWITTRRLCEYWMNGKTDDLPGDPGNKACIIKWDGTEKPGKFNLGWLLLETAGESEIDFEFLPSGIIERIAILPDRLFSGIVNDNLEVRTSVKIDPETGAAEKGALFTYEAIPRGTVLGFKIIVNSRDKDETNGALNSIEKCFPYLEILGVGGMGTRGFGRIQVEPLDSYTEKVTEQSGSGVEKDCGERGGGQ; this is encoded by the coding sequence ATGAAATCATATCAGTATCGTCGGTATCACGCTCTATGCCTTGACCCGGTTCACATTGGCGCGGGCGGGTACAGGCTGGGCAGGGTGGATAATACGATTGTTCGTGAACCGGCAACGGATTTGCCCAAGATTCCGGGAACATCCCTGGCGGGAACTATTCGTGCCTACACCACCATAGCCCTGAGAGAAGATGCTGCTGCAGAACCTGGGAACATGACAGAGGAAAAGGAGAAAAAAGTTTCGGAGAGGATAATTCGTTATTTCGGTGACACGGACATACAGGGCATGGTGCGCTTCCATGATGCAGAGATTGTATTGTTCCCGGTGGCATCCATCAAAGGCACGGTATGGATAACGACCAGAAGACTCTGCGAGTATTGGATGAACGGGAAAACAGATGATCTGCCCGGAGATCCGGGAAATAAGGCATGTATCATTAAATGGGATGGGACAGAAAAACCTGGTAAATTTAATCTGGGTTGGTTGTTGCTCGAAACAGCAGGCGAAAGTGAGATAGATTTTGAATTTCTCCCCTCGGGTATCATTGAAAGGATTGCCATCCTCCCGGATCGTCTTTTCTCCGGTATCGTAAATGACAATCTTGAAGTGCGGACATCGGTGAAAATTGATCCCGAAACCGGTGCTGCTGAAAAAGGGGCCCTCTTTACCTATGAAGCCATACCCCGCGGAACGGTACTTGGCTTCAAGATCATAGTCAATTCAAGGGACAAAGACGAAACAAATGGGGCATTAAATTCAATCGAAAAATGCTTTCCTTACCTGGAAATCCTGGGTGTGGGCGGTATGGGAACACGGGGTTTCGGGCGGATTCAGGTGGAACCGTTGGATTCATATACTGAAAAAGTAACCGAACAATCTGGCTCGGGTGTAGAGAAGGACTGCGGAGAAAGGGGTGGTGGGCAGTGA
- a CDS encoding MOSC domain-containing protein: MMCSSGGCVRAVCSSAARGIPKKDKEEGYLLQGHGLQGDAHAGNDGRQVSILLEQYVEPVSRQLGYVPAPGSFAENLLVGGLPEDGLGRGTVLKVGEAVVEITAIGKDSTAEHTYSFEGYSLLAEKGLFGRVIESGLARTGDAVIILKK; the protein is encoded by the coding sequence ATGATGTGTAGCTCCGGAGGGTGTGTGCGGGCGGTTTGTTCGTCTGCCGCGCGCGGAATACCCAAGAAGGATAAAGAAGAAGGTTATCTTCTGCAGGGCCACGGTCTGCAAGGTGATGCTCATGCCGGCAATGATGGCAGGCAGGTGAGCATCCTTCTGGAACAGTATGTCGAACCTGTTTCCCGGCAGCTGGGCTATGTGCCTGCGCCGGGAAGCTTCGCCGAAAATCTGCTGGTCGGCGGCCTGCCGGAAGACGGCCTGGGCCGGGGAACCGTGCTGAAAGTCGGAGAAGCAGTCGTTGAAATCACAGCTATCGGCAAGGACAGTACGGCCGAGCATACGTATTCCTTCGAGGGCTACAGTTTGCTGGCAGAGAAGGGGTTGTTCGGACGGGTGATAGAAAGCGGCCTGGCCAGAACCGGGGATGCTGTGATCATCCTGAAAAAATAA
- a CDS encoding anaerobic nitric oxide reductase flavorubredoxin, producing MKHRISEKVTWVGKVDWELQKFHGEEYSTHRGSTYNAFLVRDKKNVLIDTVWKPFAREFVQNLKKVIDLNEIDYIVANHAEIDHSGGLEELMKEIPDTPIYCTGNGVKSLKGHFHQDWNFVEVKTGDTLDLGDSKLIFVEARFLHWPDSMFTYMTGENILFSNDAFGQHYATEMMFNDRVDKAELYQEAIKYYANILTPFSPLVTRKIEEVLSLNLPVNMICPSHGVIWREDPLQIVNRYMAWADNYQENQITIIYDTMWEGTRKMAEAIAAGIKEADGEVTVKQYNMGRNDKNDIFTEIFRSKAYLVGSPTVNNGMLPSVTGMIEMIRGLKPRNKKAAAFGCYGWSGESVKLISEALDRAGATVVDEGIREMWNPDREALQRCREYGKNFVQKL from the coding sequence GTGAAACACAGGATCAGCGAGAAAGTTACCTGGGTGGGTAAAGTGGACTGGGAATTGCAAAAATTTCATGGAGAGGAATACTCGACGCATCGTGGTTCCACCTACAATGCGTTTCTGGTGCGGGACAAAAAGAATGTGCTCATCGACACCGTATGGAAACCTTTCGCCCGTGAATTCGTGCAGAACCTGAAAAAAGTGATAGACCTGAACGAGATCGACTACATCGTTGCCAACCATGCAGAGATAGATCACAGCGGCGGGCTCGAGGAACTGATGAAGGAAATACCGGACACGCCGATCTACTGCACCGGGAACGGCGTGAAATCCCTCAAGGGGCATTTCCATCAGGACTGGAATTTCGTCGAGGTCAAGACGGGAGATACTCTCGATCTTGGCGACAGCAAATTGATCTTCGTGGAAGCAAGATTCCTGCACTGGCCCGACAGCATGTTCACCTACATGACCGGCGAGAATATCCTCTTCAGCAACGATGCCTTCGGACAGCATTACGCAACAGAAATGATGTTCAACGACCGTGTGGACAAAGCGGAACTATACCAGGAAGCGATCAAATACTATGCCAACATACTGACCCCCTTCAGCCCCCTGGTGACCAGGAAGATCGAAGAAGTGTTGAGTCTCAACCTGCCCGTGAACATGATCTGCCCCAGCCACGGGGTTATATGGAGGGAGGACCCGCTGCAAATCGTGAACCGGTACATGGCCTGGGCAGATAATTATCAGGAGAACCAGATCACTATCATCTACGACACCATGTGGGAAGGAACCAGGAAGATGGCCGAAGCCATCGCCGCCGGCATAAAAGAAGCGGACGGGGAAGTGACGGTGAAACAGTACAACATGGGCAGAAATGACAAGAACGATATCTTCACCGAGATCTTCAGATCCAAAGCATACCTGGTAGGATCGCCGACAGTCAACAACGGCATGCTTCCCTCGGTAACCGGAATGATAGAGATGATCAGGGGCCTCAAACCCAGGAACAAGAAAGCCGCCGCCTTCGGCTGCTACGGATGGAGCGGCGAAAGTGTCAAGTTGATTTCCGAGGCGCTTGACAGAGCAGGGGCCACCGTCGTCGACGAGGGAATCAGAGAAATGTGGAACCCCGACAGGGAAGCCCTGCAACGCTGCCGGGAATACGGGAAGAATTTCGTGCAGAAACTTTAA
- a CDS encoding DUF5320 domain-containing protein translates to MPGYDGTGPSGGGPMTGRGRGLCVTPSRRRRAFSPRYGPDRFYGRPRLGLGMRRGMGGRYARRRWW, encoded by the coding sequence ATGCCAGGTTATGATGGAACGGGTCCGTCAGGAGGCGGGCCGATGACTGGACGGGGACGTGGCCTCTGCGTAACTCCATCGCGGAGAAGAAGGGCTTTTTCCCCGCGGTATGGTCCTGACCGTTTCTACGGTCGGCCGCGCCTGGGCCTCGGAATGAGAAGAGGCATGGGAGGAAGGTACGCACGCAGACGTTGGTGGTAA
- a CDS encoding DUF5320 domain-containing protein, which yields MPGGDGTGPRGFGPRTGRGAGFCSGYAWPGYAAPWPRRRFWGYAYPGPRYFPGGYGDEKEALKQQAEFLKDQIGALEARLKEIEGEEGK from the coding sequence ATGCCAGGTGGAGATGGAACAGGCCCGCGGGGCTTTGGTCCCAGAACGGGAAGGGGAGCCGGATTCTGTTCCGGCTATGCATGGCCGGGATATGCCGCTCCGTGGCCCCGGCGCAGGTTCTGGGGTTATGCTTACCCTGGACCCCGATATTTCCCCGGGGGATACGGCGATGAAAAAGAGGCTCTCAAACAACAAGCTGAATTCCTGAAGGATCAGATCGGGGCGCTGGAAGCCAGATTGAAGGAGATCGAGGGCGAGGAAGGTAAATGA
- a CDS encoding CRISPR-associated protein Csx11 produces the protein MTTRTEQGEVAQITSDSAGTIRQKIKEKREPILLGEIGALLHDIGKCRGDFVEQKSVEGKEGVARHESIDDFLDRQLIDLFKRIEFDLEIKHKDSSVETVSSDIYELVTEHHSRSETNLLVKLLQQCDRLDSADDKGIIRKKQPRGNVVISTPFGCAREKINFCCLDTRLQYLERKLFSIIDRYVEGGEMSLQEFRKQVMDDIHIAFSHALGETRIPANDVTLWDHSYSTASLYKTLLCQAALDGKIAEDDLKWRLFGIFWDGEGFIDKGNKVADILERKKIIDEVHDKLKEEFEVDSPVGNAVYQDINGIIFTFPSLAKDAIQLAEECSDVGWDIILEESQNELWPFFTLSEARRSMTMISWILDLAEEKRKIPKMSPALFVEDDDRGKKWDRKWLGQNKNGINAILSGDIEGEKEICPVCKIRPKERSGETCAVCGERRGGRLNKWLKEDRSGTIWLSEVADENNRIALLGLNLGLRNWLDGTTISTIYSQTFEDWYKNKKMNTKKMKDLLNKIEAEREGLRESNLQEFALCLIEKYLVPKDRNIEDAALIFNTFFEDLSVGGKTFEKAWGNFCKKLPDKNPETILATLFTQNSSPARLFRIWKEAKEFWDLVLQRCMSGHGESWQRLSFKVETVNNELEKNTPYIFRFKILEPDNLLVLHVADGQFLTIESLHKFKMMKKTGEAETEGKEIKGMAAVEKALEERNLRSIEEEENPEKSINFDSKEVPKKVPKVENVEKEHYFPHIEILNTPLLFQVIVPAQEATNILKEIDKLFNERFKMVTGKLPLNAGLLVANRKFPLYLLLEAGRKILRERNFQKQTLLDPWWDISEQDEFHRHYPLGRLSPDRSMYYLNELAPLAKGKSYALYPGYFDFDLIKGGGDCRKLVYKNRKRTHGEYLLLSNRPCYFYQFGKMIDLWEILENNLSVSQIQFINEAISSKKLEWRNIEDRSKDDVLQIYAKRVLLDAFGGKWPKLSEETRNFIFSVLQNNLLLDTINLFQQTIKENGGKKANEIISVSSVSRSMP, from the coding sequence ATGACGACCAGAACGGAGCAGGGGGAGGTGGCCCAGATAACAAGTGATAGTGCAGGAACTATACGCCAAAAAATAAAGGAGAAACGGGAACCGATTTTGCTAGGAGAGATCGGTGCTCTTCTTCATGATATCGGTAAATGCCGCGGTGATTTTGTGGAGCAGAAGTCAGTGGAAGGGAAAGAAGGTGTTGCACGGCATGAAAGTATCGACGATTTTCTCGACAGGCAGTTGATTGACTTATTTAAAAGAATTGAATTTGATTTGGAAATAAAGCATAAAGATTCCAGTGTTGAGACCGTCAGTTCAGATATTTATGAACTTGTTACAGAACACCATAGTCGAAGTGAAACCAATCTTCTGGTAAAACTGTTACAACAATGTGATCGCCTTGATTCCGCCGATGACAAGGGTATAATTCGCAAAAAGCAGCCCAGGGGCAACGTTGTAATCAGCACCCCCTTTGGCTGTGCCAGGGAGAAGATCAATTTTTGTTGCCTCGATACACGATTACAATACTTGGAACGGAAGCTTTTCTCGATTATTGATAGATATGTAGAAGGGGGTGAGATGTCACTCCAGGAGTTCCGGAAGCAGGTAATGGATGATATTCATATAGCGTTCTCCCATGCCTTGGGGGAGACAAGGATTCCGGCCAACGATGTCACGTTGTGGGATCATTCCTACTCCACCGCTTCCCTCTACAAGACCCTTCTCTGCCAGGCTGCCCTGGACGGGAAAATCGCTGAGGATGATTTGAAATGGCGGCTTTTTGGAATATTCTGGGACGGGGAGGGTTTTATCGATAAAGGAAACAAGGTTGCCGATATACTGGAACGCAAAAAAATAATTGATGAAGTCCATGATAAATTGAAGGAAGAATTCGAGGTCGATTCTCCGGTGGGGAATGCAGTTTACCAGGACATCAACGGAATTATCTTCACCTTCCCCTCTCTTGCAAAGGATGCCATACAGTTGGCAGAAGAGTGTTCGGATGTCGGCTGGGATATCATCCTGGAAGAAAGCCAGAATGAGCTATGGCCGTTCTTTACCCTGAGCGAAGCTCGCCGCAGCATGACCATGATCAGCTGGATCCTTGATCTTGCAGAAGAGAAGCGGAAGATACCGAAGATGAGTCCGGCACTGTTTGTTGAGGACGATGACAGGGGAAAAAAGTGGGACAGAAAATGGCTTGGTCAAAACAAAAACGGTATAAACGCTATACTATCCGGCGATATCGAGGGGGAAAAAGAGATATGCCCTGTCTGCAAAATCAGGCCCAAGGAAAGGTCCGGGGAGACATGTGCAGTTTGTGGTGAAAGAAGGGGCGGGAGATTAAATAAATGGTTGAAAGAAGATAGGTCGGGAACCATCTGGTTAAGCGAAGTGGCAGACGAAAATAACAGGATTGCCCTGCTTGGCTTGAATCTCGGCCTGAGAAATTGGCTCGATGGTACTACGATAAGTACGATCTATTCTCAGACATTTGAGGATTGGTATAAAAATAAAAAGATGAATACTAAAAAGATGAAAGATTTATTAAATAAAATAGAAGCAGAACGAGAAGGATTACGTGAAAGCAACTTGCAGGAATTTGCTCTGTGTCTGATAGAGAAATACTTGGTCCCGAAGGACCGTAATATAGAGGATGCAGCCCTGATTTTCAATACTTTTTTTGAAGATCTTTCCGTGGGCGGAAAAACATTTGAAAAAGCCTGGGGAAATTTCTGCAAGAAGCTCCCCGATAAAAACCCGGAGACCATACTGGCCACATTGTTTACCCAAAATTCATCCCCGGCGCGTCTCTTCAGAATATGGAAAGAGGCGAAAGAGTTCTGGGACCTGGTGCTGCAACGATGTATGTCGGGACACGGAGAAAGTTGGCAGCGACTCAGTTTCAAGGTAGAAACAGTAAACAATGAACTTGAAAAGAATACACCTTATATTTTCAGGTTTAAAATTCTTGAGCCTGACAATCTGCTTGTTCTACATGTAGCTGATGGTCAATTTCTGACCATTGAATCCCTGCATAAATTTAAAATGATGAAGAAAACCGGAGAAGCGGAAACCGAGGGTAAGGAAATTAAAGGTATGGCAGCAGTAGAAAAAGCGTTGGAGGAGCGAAATTTAAGGAGCATAGAAGAAGAGGAAAATCCTGAAAAATCCATCAATTTTGATTCTAAAGAAGTTCCGAAAAAAGTTCCGAAAGTTGAAAATGTCGAAAAGGAACATTATTTTCCCCATATCGAGATTCTCAACACGCCCCTGCTATTTCAAGTTATCGTTCCGGCGCAGGAAGCAACAAACATTCTGAAAGAGATAGATAAACTTTTCAATGAACGATTCAAGATGGTTACCGGCAAACTTCCCTTGAATGCAGGGCTCCTGGTTGCCAATAGAAAATTCCCCTTATATCTTCTGCTCGAGGCGGGAAGAAAAATCTTGCGCGAGAGAAACTTTCAGAAGCAGACATTATTGGACCCTTGGTGGGACATAAGCGAACAGGATGAGTTTCATCGTCATTACCCACTGGGGAGACTTTCTCCTGACCGAAGCATGTATTATTTGAATGAACTGGCACCCCTGGCAAAAGGAAAATCTTATGCCTTGTATCCCGGTTATTTTGATTTTGACCTGATCAAAGGAGGCGGGGATTGCCGCAAGCTGGTCTATAAAAATAGGAAACGCACGCATGGCGAATATCTGCTTCTATCAAACCGTCCCTGTTATTTCTATCAGTTCGGCAAGATGATTGATTTGTGGGAAATTCTTGAAAACAACCTCTCCGTGTCTCAGATTCAGTTCATCAACGAAGCCATCAGTTCTAAAAAACTGGAGTGGCGGAATATTGAAGATCGAAGCAAAGATGATGTTCTGCAGATCTATGCAAAAAGAGTTTTGCTGGATGCGTTTGGAGGAAAATGGCCGAAACTTTCCGAAGAAACCCGGAACTTCATCTTCAGTGTACTACAGAATAATCTTTTGCTGGATACGATTAATTTGTTTCAACAGACCATCAAGGAAAACGGAGGTAAAAAAGCAAATGAAATCATATCAGTATCGTCGGTATCACGCTCTATGCCTTGA
- a CDS encoding acyl-CoA synthetase — translation MKSWKNIIGRARNENRTYLMEHECKSILEELGISTTGASVARSAEEAVETSGRIGYPVVLKVLSPEVVHKSDEGGVKLDLQNAAEVEDAFAGIETAFAGKNMVGVAVQKMAPPGLEAIIGVSKDPTFGPALMFGLGGVFVEVLKDVSFRILPVTETDIEAMIGEIRGYTLLAGYRGTSIDLPALKQLLHRISGLVTRHPEIKEVDLNPVFLYDEGNTVVDARIFLEEADSGETRLPAKGKAADLHPFFYPDSLAVVGASNTPGKLGWNVFNNLLEHGFAGKLYPVNIKAETVQGVPAVADVHEIREAVDAAIILVPAAHTVKAFEECCKKGIKHIIIESAGFAETGESGRDIEERLRELAAAHDCRFVGPNCSGIINTHHRMVQSLGIVGELRRGNIGLIAQAGVYVAGMLWGMRHTMDFAILATIGNKTDTDETDILEYLGEDDHVEVICMYLEDVKDGQKFIEVARKITPRKPIIILKSGRTEAGKKAVSSHTASLAGNDLIYDASFRQTGIIRAEDNEHMFGLARAFSRQPLPSGDGVMVISYTGSWGVASADALSLSGMKLAAPDEHTLRRLKEILPPFVGPQNPVDCTFDLHARQLRDIIEIGVQSEDIGSFIAIIQAEILQTYLEQLQQTDFRGKPILLCVPCKEFAIDEVIALEQAGFPVYATPEEAVKALSAMYHHAANIGRR, via the coding sequence ATGAAATCATGGAAAAATATTATCGGCCGGGCCAGAAACGAAAATAGAACTTACCTCATGGAACACGAGTGCAAGAGTATTCTGGAGGAGCTGGGTATCTCCACCACCGGCGCCTCCGTGGCCCGTTCTGCCGAAGAAGCCGTGGAAACAAGTGGCCGCATCGGCTATCCGGTCGTCTTGAAGGTCCTCTCCCCCGAAGTGGTCCACAAATCCGATGAGGGCGGGGTAAAACTTGACCTGCAGAATGCCGCCGAGGTGGAAGACGCTTTTGCCGGGATCGAAACCGCCTTTGCCGGCAAGAATATGGTCGGTGTCGCCGTGCAGAAGATGGCACCCCCGGGGCTGGAAGCGATCATCGGCGTGAGCAAGGATCCCACCTTCGGTCCGGCTCTCATGTTCGGCCTCGGCGGTGTTTTCGTCGAGGTACTCAAGGATGTCTCCTTCAGGATATTGCCGGTGACGGAAACTGATATCGAGGCCATGATCGGGGAAATCCGGGGCTACACCCTGCTTGCGGGTTACCGGGGCACGTCGATCGATCTTCCGGCCTTGAAACAGCTCCTGCACAGGATTTCCGGGCTGGTAACCCGCCACCCGGAGATAAAGGAGGTCGATCTCAATCCGGTCTTCCTCTATGACGAGGGAAACACGGTCGTCGATGCGCGCATCTTCCTTGAAGAAGCGGATTCGGGCGAAACCCGGTTGCCCGCAAAAGGCAAGGCAGCCGACCTGCACCCCTTCTTTTACCCCGACAGCCTGGCCGTCGTGGGTGCTTCCAACACCCCGGGGAAACTGGGCTGGAATGTCTTCAACAACCTGCTGGAACACGGTTTCGCGGGCAAGCTTTATCCCGTCAATATCAAGGCGGAAACCGTCCAGGGAGTTCCGGCGGTGGCCGATGTGCATGAGATAAGGGAAGCGGTCGATGCAGCGATAATCCTCGTCCCCGCAGCTCACACGGTCAAGGCGTTTGAAGAATGTTGCAAGAAAGGAATCAAGCATATCATCATCGAATCGGCCGGATTTGCCGAAACCGGCGAAAGCGGCAGAGACATCGAGGAAAGATTGCGGGAACTGGCCGCAGCCCACGATTGCCGCTTCGTGGGGCCGAACTGCTCCGGCATCATCAATACCCATCACCGCATGGTTCAATCTCTGGGGATAGTCGGTGAACTGCGCCGGGGGAATATCGGGCTGATCGCCCAGGCGGGAGTATACGTCGCCGGCATGCTCTGGGGAATGCGCCATACCATGGATTTCGCCATCCTGGCCACGATAGGCAACAAGACCGACACCGATGAGACCGACATCCTGGAATATCTGGGCGAGGACGATCATGTGGAAGTGATCTGCATGTACCTGGAAGACGTGAAGGACGGGCAGAAGTTTATCGAGGTGGCCCGCAAGATCACTCCCCGCAAACCGATAATCATCCTGAAATCCGGACGGACGGAAGCAGGCAAGAAAGCGGTCTCCTCACATACCGCCTCCCTGGCGGGAAACGACCTGATCTATGACGCCTCTTTCAGGCAAACGGGGATCATCAGGGCGGAGGACAACGAGCATATGTTCGGGCTGGCCAGGGCTTTTTCCAGGCAACCCCTCCCTTCCGGCGACGGGGTGATGGTCATCTCCTACACCGGTTCCTGGGGAGTGGCCTCTGCCGATGCCCTTTCGCTGAGCGGGATGAAACTGGCCGCGCCGGATGAGCACACCCTCCGCCGCCTGAAAGAAATCCTGCCGCCGTTCGTGGGCCCCCAGAATCCCGTTGACTGCACTTTCGACCTTCATGCCAGACAGCTGCGGGACATCATCGAGATCGGCGTGCAGAGTGAAGATATCGGCAGCTTCATCGCCATCATCCAGGCGGAGATACTGCAAACATATCTGGAACAACTGCAACAGACCGACTTCCGGGGCAAGCCCATCCTTCTGTGTGTCCCCTGCAAGGAATTTGCCATCGATGAGGTGATCGCCCTGGAGCAGGCCGGGTTTCCGGTCTATGCCACACCGGAGGAGGCCGTGAAGGCCCTCTCTGCCATGTATCACCATGCCGCAAACATCGGGAGACGCTAA
- a CDS encoding pyridoxal-phosphate dependent enzyme, with protein sequence MQVELINGVDMQFYNNNHCLSCRLQPQEMEVRVISYELFSRYPFLEKHMPRVELGRWPTPLEPLPELSSHLGGPPLLIKRDDLAHAGYGGNKVRKLELIFADARRKGKKEIITSGGLGSHHILAVAALGSEVGLSTQGLFVCQPVNDHVRANLLMDHAYGTRMHFTKDYVGTALGYIKLYLMGMLRGRAPYILMPGGSSPLSTIGYINCVLELQRQLEEQGLPDPAAIFVPAGTGGTAAGLLAGLALAGMKTDLHAVRVVQPFMLKPAGIVKMARRSLRLLARWGVDIGSATETLAGRLRLEGDYLGEGYGFATPEAEAALELAAGRANLRLEGCYTAKAMAALIDYCRDRGIGEGSAPVLFVNTYSSTHHDTEVASDYHALPPEFWWCFESAPRQCRCGLRKQNRSFCEAVHAGRMDENFGRKLP encoded by the coding sequence ATGCAGGTAGAACTTATTAACGGAGTGGATATGCAATTTTACAACAACAATCATTGTCTTTCCTGTCGGCTGCAGCCGCAGGAAATGGAGGTGAGGGTAATTTCTTACGAACTTTTTTCACGCTATCCCTTTCTGGAGAAACACATGCCACGGGTGGAGCTGGGTAGATGGCCCACTCCACTGGAACCGTTGCCGGAACTGTCAAGCCACCTGGGCGGGCCGCCCCTTTTGATCAAACGGGATGATCTGGCACATGCCGGATATGGCGGCAACAAGGTCAGAAAACTGGAACTGATCTTTGCCGATGCCAGGCGCAAGGGGAAGAAAGAGATCATCACCTCGGGAGGACTCGGCTCACATCATATCCTTGCCGTGGCGGCACTGGGCAGCGAGGTGGGTTTATCAACACAGGGCCTCTTTGTCTGCCAGCCGGTCAATGATCATGTACGTGCCAATCTTCTCATGGACCATGCCTACGGAACCAGGATGCATTTCACGAAAGATTATGTGGGAACGGCCCTGGGCTACATCAAGCTCTACCTGATGGGGATGCTCCGGGGACGGGCACCCTATATTCTGATGCCCGGGGGATCATCCCCGCTCTCCACCATCGGCTATATCAATTGTGTCCTGGAGTTGCAACGTCAGCTGGAAGAACAGGGGTTGCCTGATCCGGCAGCCATCTTTGTTCCCGCGGGGACCGGCGGGACCGCTGCCGGGCTGCTGGCCGGGCTGGCGCTGGCGGGGATGAAGACAGATCTTCATGCTGTGCGGGTGGTGCAGCCCTTCATGCTCAAACCGGCCGGTATCGTGAAAATGGCCAGGCGTTCCCTGCGCCTGCTTGCCAGGTGGGGGGTGGACATCGGGTCCGCGACAGAAACGCTGGCCGGGCGGCTGCGGCTCGAGGGAGACTATCTGGGTGAAGGTTACGGTTTTGCAACCCCCGAGGCGGAAGCGGCCCTTGAATTGGCCGCTGGCCGGGCCAATCTTCGCCTCGAAGGTTGTTATACTGCCAAAGCGATGGCCGCTTTGATCGATTACTGCCGCGACAGGGGCATCGGGGAAGGATCCGCCCCGGTGCTTTTTGTCAACACCTACAGTTCCACGCATCATGACACAGAAGTTGCGTCAGATTATCATGCCTTGCCGCCGGAATTCTGGTGGTGCTTCGAATCGGCACCGCGGCAGTGCCGTTGCGGACTGAGGAAACAGAACCGTTCTTTCTGCGAGGCTGTCCATGCCGGGCGCATGGATGAAAACTTCGGCAGAAAACTGCCCTAG